GGATGGGCCTGCCCACGCCGATCGCCATCCTGCTTGCCGTGCTGCTCACCGCGGCCGTGGGGACCTTCTTCGGGCTCCCGGGACTGCGCCTGAAGGGTCTCTACCTGGCGATCGCCACGCTCGCCAGCCAGATGATCATCGAGTTCGTCATCCGCCGGTGGGACTGGCTGACCCTGGGCCAGGGTTACCTCAACATCGACCGGTTGGACGTCTTCGGCTTCCAGATCGGCGGCCGGGCGGTCTTCGAGCAGCAGTGGTATTGGATCCTGCTCGTCCTTGCCAGCCTGTCGGTGATCACCGCCCGCAACCTCTTCCGTACGGGTCTGGGTCGCTCCTTCATGGCGGTGCGCGACCAGGACATCGCCGCCGAGGCGATCGGGGTCAACATTCCCCGCGCCAAGCTGATGGCCTTCGCCATCTCATCCGGTTTCGTCGGACTCGCCGGTGCGCTCACCGCCCACTACAGCGAGGTCCTGTCGTGGGAGAAGTTCACCCTCGACGTGTCGATCCTCTACCTGGCGATGATCATCGTCGGCGGCCTGGGCAGCATCGCGGGGGCGGTGTACGGCGCCATCTTCATGACGCTGCTTCCCGAGCTGATCCGCCAGCTCTCGCTCGGGCTCGGGGACAGCGTTCCGTTCATCGCCGACCAGCTCCCGGCCGTCCGCAACGCCGTCTTCGGACTGGTCATCATCCTCTTCCTCATCCTCGAACCACGCGGTCTGGATCGCATCTGGCACCGCATCAAGGACTACTTCGGCTTCTGGCCCTTCCGCTACTGACCGCCCACCGCACGGACCCCATCACACAAGGAGACAACGATGTCTGCACGAAACCGCACCCTCGCGGTGGCCATGGCCGCTGCATCCGCTCTCGCTCTCTCCGCCTGCGGAGGCGGTGGAGGAGGCGGCGGAGCCGACTCCGACGAGCCCATCCCGATCGGCATGATCGCCGACCTCACCGGTGCCACCGGTGACGTGGGCACCCCCTACAACGAGGGCATGCTCGCCTACGTCGACTGGCGCAACGAGGAGGGCGGCATCGACGGTCGCCAGATCGAGGCGCTGTCCAACGACTACGCCTACGAGGTCCCCAAGGCCGAGCAACTGTACAAGCAGTACATCAACGATGGTGTCGTGGCCGTCCAGGGGTGGGGCACCGGTGACACGGAGGCGCTCTCGGCCAGTGTCGGCAAGGACGAGCTGCCGTTCATGTCCGGCTCCTTCGCCGAGCCGCTGACCGACCCCGAAGAGGCGCCCTACAACTTCATCATCGCGCCGACCTACTCCGACCAGATGCGCATCGCCCTCAACTGGATCGAGGAGGACAGCGGCGGTGGTGGCGAAGTGGCCGTCTTCCACCACGACAGCCCCTTCGGTGAGGCCCCGGTCGGCGACGGCCAGACCTGGATCGACGAGGAGGGACTGGACCTGGGGTACGAGTCCTACGCCATGCCGAGCGGCTCGCAGAACTACGTCGGTCTGCTCTCCCAGGCCAAGGACCAGGGTGCCAAGTACGTCGTCATCCAGAACGTGGCATCGCCGGCCGCCCTGGTCGCCAAGGACATTGCCGCACAGAACCTCGACATGAAGATCGTCTGCCTCAACTGGTGCGGCAACGAGCTGTTCATCGACTCCGCAGGGGACAAGGCGGCCGAAGGGCACATCCTCATCCAGCCCTTCGCCCCGCTGAGCGCCGAGAAGGAGGGCCACGCCCCGATCAAGGAGTACGCCGAGGCCAACAACATCGACACGGCGGACATCGGTGCGGCCTGGGTGCAGGGCTGGTACGCGATGGACATCATGGCGCAGGGCATCGAGGAGGCCATGGCATCCGGTGACGAGCTCACCGGAGCCAGCATCCGAGAGGCCCTGGAGACCATGGGCGCCATCGACACCGGCGGCGTCGTCGGTGACGGAACGGTCGAGTTCAGCGCCGACAGCCACCGCGGCTCCACGGCCACGGGCATCTACGAGGCCCAGGACGGCGCGATGGTCGAGATCGACCCGGACGCCTCGCTGTGAACCAGGTGACCGACACCAGCACCCCGGGGGCAGCCACGGCTGCCCCCGGGGGCTCCCTGCTGTCCATGAACAACGTCGAGGTCATCTACGACGACGTCATCCTCGTGCTGCGCGGCCTCTCCCTGTTCGTCCCGGAGGGCGAGATCGTCGCCCTCCTCGGCTCCAACGGAGCCGGCAAGTCGACCACCCTCAAGGCGGTCTCGGGGCTGCTACCCAGTGAGCGCGGTGCTGTCACCGACGGCTCCGTGACCTTCGCGGGCACGGACATCACCGCGATGGATGCGCCCGACCGGGTCCGTGCAGGGATGAGCCTGTGCATGGAGGGGCGGCACGTCTTCGAGCACCTCACCATCACGGAAAACCTCACCGCCGGCGCCTACACCCAGAAGAACTCGGCTGACGACCTCGACCTGGTCTACGAGTTCTTCCCCAAGCTGGCCGACATGCGCAACCGCGTCGCCGGATACCTCTCCGGAGGTGAGCAGCAGATGCTGGCCATCGGTCGTGCCCTGATGGCCCGCCCCAAGCTGCTCATGCTCGACGAGCCGTCCCTGGGCCTGGCTCCCCTGCTCGTGCAGGAGATCTTCGGCTACATCAAGCGACTGAACCAGGAGCAGGGACTGACCGTGCTCGTCGTGGAGCAGAACGCCCGCCGGGCGCTCGAGGTGGCCGACCGCGGCTACATCATGGAGCAGGGACGCATCGTGCTCGAGGGCTCGGCAGCCGAGCTCCGGGAGAACCCCGACGTCAAGGAGTTCTACCTCGGCCTCGGCGAGGAGGGCGGGCGCAAGAGCTACCGCGACGTCAAGCACTACCGGCGCCGCAAGCGCTGGCTCTGAGCCCTCCACCGTCATCTCCACACCACTCACGAGGAGCTGGTATGTCCATCAAGGCTGCACTGCACGCTCATCTCGCGAACCACGATCTCGACGCTCGTGTCGCGACCCTGATCGCGCAGGCCGTCGGCGTCCCCGGCCTCGCCGACAGGTTCACCCGCGCCGGGGTGGATCCGCAGGGCATCCGCGGCGTCGCGGACCTCACCTGCCTCCCGGTCCTGCCCAAGGACGCGGTCATCGCCCAGCAGGCGCAGGCTCCCCCCTTCGGCGGTCTGCTGGCTCCCGATGCCCGGGTGGCGCGGGTCTTCCAGTCCCCGGGCCCGTTGTACGAGCCCCAGCTCGTCGGTGACGACTACTGGCGCTGGGGGCAGGTCTTCAACGACCTGGGCCTCGGCCCCGGCGACACCGTGCTCAACTGCTTCGGCTACCACCTCTCCCCCGCCGGGGCGATGATGGAGGCCGGCGTCCACGCAACCGGGGCGAGCGTGGTTCCCGGTGGCATCGGCAACCAGGACCTGCAGGTGCGCGCGATCGCCGACCTCGGCGTGAGCGCGTACTGCGGGCTGCCCAGCTACCTCAAGGTCCTCATCGAGCGCTTCGACGAGCAGGCGTTGCCCTCGCGGCGATGGCGCCTGGAGAGGGCCATGGTCACGGCCGAGCCCCTCCCCGATTCCCTGCGCGAGCTGCTCACCGAACGAGTGCCGACCGTACGGATGGCGTACGGCACCGGGGAGACCGGGCTGCTCGCCTACGAGACCGGCGACGGGCACGGACTCGCGCTCGCCGACGGGGTCCTCGTCCAGGTGTGCGACCCCACCGGCACCCCCGTCGAGGACGAGAGAGAGGGCGAGGTGGTCGTCACCGTGCTGCGCCCGCACTACCCACTCGTCCGCTTCGGCACGGGCGACCGCTCCGGCTGGATGGTGGCTCCCGACGGATCGCTGCGTCTGCGTGGGGTCCTCGGCCGCACCGGCGCCGCGGTGAAGGTCAAGGGGATGTTCCTCCACCCGAGTCAGGCCGCCACCCTCATGTCCGGCGTCGAGGGGGTGGAGGACTACCGCTTCGTCATCGGCCGGCAGGACCACGTGGACACCCTGCGCTGCGAGATCGTGGCCACCGACGGCGACGACCCCACCGCGCTGGCTGATCTGACCGGCCAGATCGCTCAGCGTGTGCGTGACGGGCTGCGCTTTCGTGCCGAGGTCGTCGCCGTCAGCCGACTCACTCCCGGCGAGGGCCCACTGCTGGACGTGCGCGAGTGGGACTGACCGGTCCGCAGAGCGTCACCCCATGACGAAGGGGGCGGACCCTCCCTTCGGGAAGGTCCGCCCCCAACGTGTGCGGGCTGACGTCAGTCGGCCGAAACCGACTCCGGCGCGTCAGCGGACTCGCCGTCGTTGTCGCGGCGACGACGACGGCGACCGCCACCGTCGCGACCGCCACGACCACCCTCGTCGTCACCCTTCGAGCCCGAGGAGAGCTCCTCCTCCTGCTCGGGGGTGAGAACCGCAGCGAGGCTGAGCTTGCCACGCGGGTCGATCTCCTTGAGCTCGACCTGGACCTTCTGGCCGACGCCGAGGATGTCCTCGACCGCGTCGATCCGCTTGCCGCCGACGAGCTTGCGCACCTCGGAGATGTGCAGCAGCCCGTCCTTGCCCGGGAGCAGGGAGACGAACGCACCGAAGGTCGTCGTCTTCACGACGGTCCCGAGGAAGCGCTCGCCGACCTCCGGCATCTGCGGGTTGGCGATCGCGTTGATCGCGTTGCGCGCAGCGTCGGCGGAGGGGCCGTCGACCGCACCGATGAAGACGGTGCCGTCGTCCTCGATGCTGATGTCGGCGCCGGTGTCGTCCTGGATCTGGTTGATCATCTTGCCCTTGGGCCCGATGACCTCACCGATCTTGTCGACGGGCACGTTGACCGTGATGATCCGCGGCGCGGTCGGCGCCATCTCATCAGGCGCGTCGATGGCCTCGTTCATCACGTCGAGGATGTGCATCCGCGCGTCCCGCGCCTGGGTGAGCGCGCCACCGAGCACCGATGCGGGGATGCCGTCGAGCTTGGTGTCGAGCTGGATGGCGGTGACGAACTCGCGCGTGCCGGCCACCTTGAAGTCCATGTCCCCGAAGGCGTCCTCCGCACCGAGGATGTCGGTCAGGGCCGCGTACTGCGTCTCCCCGTCGACGGTGTCCGAGACGAGGCCCATGGCGATACCGGCCACGGCTGCGCGCAGCGGCACGCCGGCGTTGAGCAACGACATCGTCGAGGCGCAGACCGAACCCATCGAGGTCGAACCGTTGGAGCCGAGGGCCTCGGAGACCTGGCGGATCGCGTACGGGAACTCCTCGCGCGTCGGCAGCACCGGCAGGAGCGCTCGCTCGGCGAGCGCTCCGTGGCCGATCTCGCGGCGCTTCGGGCTACCCACCCGACCGGTCTCACCGGTCGAGTAGGGCGGGAAGTTGTAGTTGTGCATGTAGCGCTTCTTGGTGACCGGGCTCAACGAGTCGATCGTCTGCTCGAGCTTGAGCATGTTCAGCGTGGTGACACCCATGATCTGGGTCTCGCCACGCTCGAAGAGCGCCGAACCGTGCACGCGCGGCAGGACCTCGACCTCCGCACCGAGGGCGCGGATGTCGGCCAGGCCACGGCCGTCGATGCGGACCTTGTCACGCAGGATGCGCTGGCGCACCTGGGCCTTCTGCACCGAGCGGAACGCCGCGGACAGCTCCTTCTCGCGACCGGCGAACTCGCCCGGGGCCTCCTCGGTCCCGGCGAGGGAGGCCTTCATGGCGTCCTTGATCTCGTCCAGACGGTCCTCACGCTCGGCCTTGCCCGCGATCGTCAGCGCGGTCGCGAGGTCACCCGAGGTGGCCTTCTCGACCGCCGCGTAGGCGTCGTCCTCGTAGTCGAGGAAGACCGGGAAGTCCTCGACGGGCTTCGCAGCACGGGTGGCCATGTCGGCCTGGGCCTCGCACAGCACCTTGATGAACTTCTTCGAGGCCTCGAGGCCCTCGGCCACGACCTCCTCGGTCGGGGCCTGCTTGCCCTGGTTCTTCACGAGGTCCCAGGTGGCGAGGGTGGACTCGGCCTCGACCATCATGACGGCGACGTCGCCGGTCTCGGTCAACCGACCGGCCACGACCATGTCGAAGGTCGAGCGCTCGATGTCGCTGAAGTTCGGGAAGGCGACCCACTGGCCGTCGATGAGCGACACGCGCACCGCACCGATCGGACCCGAGAAGGGCAGACCGGAGATCTGGGTGGACGCGGAGGCCGCGTTGATCGCGAGGACGTCGTACTGGTGGTCGGGGTGGACCGACAGGACGGAGATGACGACCTGGACCTCGTTGCGCAGACCCTTCTTGAAGGTCGGGCGCAGGGGGCGGTCGATCAGCCGGCAGGTGAGGATGGCGTCCGTGCTCGGACGGCCCTCACGTCGGAAGAAGCTCCCGGGGATGCGGCCCGCGGCGTACATCCGCTCCTCGACGTCCACCGTCAGGGGGAAGAACTCGAGGTGCTCCTTGGGGTTCTTGCTCGCGGTCGTGGTCGACAGGAGCATCGTCTCGCCATCCAGGTAGGCGCTGACTGCGCCACCGGCCTGCTGGGCGAGGCGCCCGGTCTCGAACCGGACGGTGCGGGTGCCGAAGGCGCCATTGTCGATGGTGGCTTCGGCGGCAGTGATCTCAGGACCCTCCATCGGGTCCTCCTTTTCTCTCTACGTACCGGGTGCATCGTCGTTGTGCCCCGGTGTTTCAGTTGTCGTGCTGTCCTCCGGGTGTCTGACCGACCCCGGATACGCGAAGAAGCGGCTCCCACTGGCGGGAACCGCTCTTCACGAGGTCTTATCGGCGCAGACCGAGGCGCTTGATCAGCGAGCGGTAACGCTCGATGTCGGTGCTCTCCAGGTAGCGCAGGAGGCGGCGGCGCTTGCCCACGAGGAGCAGCAGCCCGCGGCGGCTGTGGTGGTCGTGCTTGTGGTCACGCGAGTGCTCGGTGAGATCGGTGATGCGCTGGGTGAGCATCGCGATCTGGACCTCCGGGGAGCCGGTGTCGCCCTCGGCGGTGCCGTACTCGGTCATGATCTGCTTCTTGACGTCAGCGGTCAGCGGCATGCTGCGACACTGCTCCTTCTCTGGGGTTGTTGCGCGGCGCGCCCGGGCTGGTTCACCGGGGCTCTGTGGATCCGCGGCCGATCTAACGGCAACCCTTGGAGATTACCAGTGCGCCGCTACCCCGCCCTAATCGAGTGATGGCTACCGTGAATCCATCGGCCCATCGAAGGAGCGCCATGACGAACGCGGACACGCCCACGGCATCATCCAATGGATTCCACACCGTCAGGGTCATCCACCTGGCCACCGTCGCCGCCATCGGCGGTTTTCTCTTCGGCTTCGACACCGCCGTCATCAACGGCGCCGTCACGGCCATGCAGAGCGACTTCGGCATGGGCGGTACCCTCACCGGCTTCGTCGTCTCCTCCGCCCTCCTGGGGTGCATGGTCGGTGCCTACCTGGCCGGCCGCCTCGCCGACCGGATCGGACGAGTACGCGTGATGCTCCTCGCCGCGGTCATGTTCACGGTGTCCGCGATCGGTTCTGGTCTGGCCTTCGGTCCCGTGGACATGATCGTCTGGCGGGTCGTCGGCGGCCTGGGTGTGGGCGCGGCCTCGGTGATCGCCCCCGCCTACATCGCCGAGATCTCCCCCGCCGAGATCCGTGGCCGGATGGGCTCGCTGCAGCAGCTGGCCATCGTGACCGGCATCTTCGTCGCGCTGCTCTCGGACTTCGCGATCGCCGGGGCAGCCGGCGGTTCCGGGCAGGTCCTCGGTCTGGGACTCGAGGCGTGGCGCTGGATGTTCCTCACCGAGGTCGTGGCCGCTCTGGCCTACGGAACCCTGGCGGCGACCATCCCGGAGTCCCCGCGATATCTCGTGCGGATCGGTCAGGAGGGCCAGGCGCGCACGGTGCTCAGCACCATCCTGCGTACCGGCGTCGACACCCGCATCAGGGAGATCAAGCGCACCATCACCCAGGAAGCACGCGCCTCCTTCGCCGATCTGAAGAAGCCCGGCGGCGGGCTGCTGCCGATCGTGTGGATCGGTATCGCCCTGTCGGTCTTCCAGCAGTTCGTCGGGATCAACGTCATCTTCTACTACTCGTCACTGCTGTGGCAGTCGGTCGGCTTCACCGAGGAGGACGCCCTGCTGCAGACGGTGATCACCTCGGTGACCAACATCGTCGTCACGCTGGTCGCCATCGCCCTGGTGGACAAGATCGGGCGCCGGCTGCTCCTGCTCATCGGTTCGGCCGGCATGACCGTCAGCCTGGGTGTCATGGCCGTCGTCTTCTCCCAGGCCAGGATCGTCGACGGCGCCCCGGACCTGACCGACTCCGCGGGCCTGACCGCGCTGGTGGCGGCCAACTCCTTCGTTGTCTTCTTCGGCGCCACCTGGGGCCCCGTGGTGTGGGTGCTCCTGGGTGAGATGTTCAACAACACGATCCGGGGCACGGCACTCGGGCTCGCGGCCGCAGCGCAGTGGCTGGCCAACTTCGCCGTCTCCACCAGCTTCCCGGACATGGCTGACATCGGGTTGTGGTTCGCCTACGGCTTCTACACCCTGTGCGCCTTCCTCTCCCTGATCTTCGTGGTCAAGTTCGTACCCGAGACGAAGGGGGTCGAGCTGGAGGACATGGCCTGACGCTCAGAGGTGGGTCATGTGCCCGGCAATGCCCTCGACTGCCTCCTTGACCGCCTCGGAGAGCGTCGGGTGGGCGAAGATGTTGCGGGCGACCTCGTCCGCCGTGAGGTCCCACTGCTGCGCGAGCGTGAGTGCGGGCAGCAGTTCGGTGACGTCCGGGCCGATCATGTGCGCGCCGAGGAGCTCGTTGTACGTCGCGTCCGCGACGACCTTGACGAAGCCGGTCGGGTCGCCGAGCCCCACCGCCTTCCCGTTCGCGGAGAAGGGGAAGGTCGCGGTCTTGACGTCGTACCCCTTCTCCTTCGCCTGCTCCTCGCTGTAGCCGAAGGAGGCGATCTGCGGGTGGCAGTAGGTCGCCCGCGGAATGAAGTCGTAGGACACCGGCATCGTCTCGGCGCCGGACATGTGCTCGGCGGCGACGACCCCCTGGGCCTCCGCGGTGTGCGCGAGCATCAACTTCGCGGTGCAGTCACCCACGGAGTAGATGTTCTCGACGTTGGTACGGCAGTACTCGTCGATGGCGATGGCACCGCGCTCGGTCAGCTCGACCCCGGCCGCCTCCAGGCCGAAGCCCTCGACCCGTGGTGCGAAGCCGATCGCGGAGAGCAGCTTGTCCGCCTCGAGCACCTCGCTGTCCCCGCCGTCGGCGGGGGTGACGGTGACCTTGACTCCGGAACCGGTGTCCTCGACCGCTTCGACCTTGGTCTTGAGCATGACCTTCACACCGAGCTTCTTGTAGTGCTTGGCCAGCTCCTTGGAGATCGTCGGGTCCTCGGTGGGGACCATCCGGTCGAGGAACTCGACGATCGTGACGTCGACCCCGAAGTTCTTCATGACATAGGCAAACTCGACGCCGATGGCGCCGGAACCGGCGATGATCATCGAGCCCGGGAGGTCATCGTCGAGAATCTGCTCCTCGTAGGTGACGACGTTGTCGCTGAGCTCGACACCGGGGAGCATCTTCGTCGTGGCACCGCTGGCGATGATCAGCCTGTCGAAGGTCACCGACCTCGTCTCGCCGTCGTTCAGGGCGACGTCCATGGACGTCGCCGAGGTGAGGGTGCCCCAGCCGTCGATCTCGGTGATCTTGTTCTTCTTCATCAGGAAGTGGACACCCTTGACGATGCCCTCGCTCACCTGGCGGGAGCGCGCGTGCGTCGGCCCGTAGGACATCGTGGCGTCGCCCTCGATGCCGAACTTCTTCTTGTCGTGGGTGAGCATGTGGGCGATCTCGGCGTTCTTGATCAGCGCCTTGCTCGGGATGCACCCGACGTTGAGGCAGACACCGCCCCAGTACTGCTTCTCCACCACGGCAACGCTCTTGCCGAGCTGCGCCGCGCGGATCGCCGCGACGTATCCACCGGGTCCTGCACCGAGCACTACGAGGTCGAAGTCAGCCATGCGGGACAGCCTAACCACCAGAACGTGGCCTGCACCACGCAGGTGGTACGCGGCCCTGCGGGTGCCGGGTCACGGTGTGCGCTGGGCGAGCTCCTCGTGGATCTGCCGGGCGATCGGCGCCGATGTCGCTCCCCCGGTCCCGCCCTGGGCGACGACCACCCCGACGACGTACCGGGGATCCTCGACGGGTGCGTACGAGACGAACCAGGCGGTGTCCTGCTCGCCCTGGACCTCGGCGGTCCCGGTCTTGCCCGCGACCGGCCAGTCCTGCAGCGGGAAGCCGGCAAAGGCGGAGTGCGCGGTCCCGCCGGGCTCGGCCACGACGTCCTGCAGCGCCCGGCGCAGCAGGTCGCCGGACGTCCCCGGCAGATCGATGCTGTCGGCGTCATCGTCGCTGTCAGCAGCGAGGGCGGTGCGCGTGCCCTCGGCCGTGATGGCCGCACGGCCCAGGTGCGGACTCGGCACCCGTCCCTCCTGCGCGATCGTGCCGAAGACGGTCGCCATCTGCAGCAGGGTGGCGGTGACGTCGCCCTGACCGATCGAGAGGTTGGCCTCGTCACCGGGACGGAAGAGGTAGCCGCTCGTGCAGTTCTCCCGCGCCAGGGCCTCGAGGTAGCGCGCGTCGGCACGGTCCTCCATCTCGGGGTAGCCCGTCTGCGCACGGCGACAGGACTCCTCCTTCGTCGACTCCCACCACTGACGCTTCCACTCGCGGTCCGGGATGCGGCCCGCGGACTCGGCCGGCAGGTCGATACCCGTGGCCGAACCGAGACCGAACCGCCGGGCGGTCCGGATGAGCGGATCACCACCGTCGTCCTCGGCGGCCAGGCCGCCCTGGGCGCGCCACACCTCCTCGGCCACCCGGTAGAACACCGTGTCGCAGGAGACGGTGATCGCCCGGCGCCACGAGATCCAGCCGTAGGAGCGCGACTGGTAGTTGTTGAAGGTGCGGTTGCCGATCCGGTGGGACGAGGTGCAGTTGACCTCCTCGTCGAGGTCGACACCGGAGGCGGCCGCTCCCGGCAGGGAGACGACCTTGAAGGTCGACGCCGGTGGCTGGGCCACGCCGGTGACCCGGTCGATGAGTGGGCTGTCCGCCCCCTTCGTCAGGCGGTCGTACTCGTCCTGGGTGACGCCCCGCGACCAGGCCGTGGGGTCGTAGGTGGGCACGCTGGCCGAGGCGAGCACGCCACCATCGCGCAGGTCGAGGACGACGGCTCCGGCGGTGTCGGCCGTGTGGCCGCCGTCGCGGGCCGACTGCACACCGTCGACGAGCGCGGCCTGGGTCGCGCGCTGGATCCGTCGGTCGAGCGTCGTGACGAGGTCCTCGCCGGGGACCGGCTCGGTGCGGGCCACCTCGTCGACGGCCACGCCCCGGGCGTCGACGCGCACGGTGCGCTGACCCGCGCGTCCGCGCAGCAGGTCGTCGTACTGCAGCTCCAGACCGGCGGCCCCGACGAGCTCCTCGCCGGTGACCTCCCCGTCCGACTCGGCCACGGCCTCCGCCGTCGGTCGGGCCAGGTAGCCGATGGTCTGCGCGGCGCCACCGCGCGTCGGCCCGAGGTAGGAGCGCACCGGCTGGCTCGTCACGGCCACCCCCGGGTACCGCTCCGGTCGCTCGGTCAGGGCGGCGGCCAGCGCACGGTCCGCGTCCACCACCAGCGGTACCGGCACGAGCGGTGACCCGGGCCAGCACAGCGGGGGTTCGGCTGCCCCGGGGGCGCCGCAGAGAGTGGTCCTGCCCCACAGCCGGTCGAAGGGGAGGTCCAGCGCCTGCGCGACGCGGCGAACGGTCGCGCGGCCGCCGTCCTCGGCGTCGGCGAGCGCGGCCCGGTCGATCGTGACATCGGTGCGCACCGCGTTGTCGACGATGGGTCGTCCGTGCCGGTCGAGGATGCGGCCACGCAGGGCGGGCAGCGGCACGCTCGCCGTCACCGGCGTGTTCGCGCCGGCACCATCCCGGTGGTCGGTCAGCTGCAGCTGCCCGAGCCGTCCGAGCAGGACACCGGCAAGCAGGAGTAGAACGGCGAGGGAGGCCAGCATGCGCAGCTGCAGTCGCGGGGCGGTACGGCTCACGCCCACCGCCGCCTGGTCAGTCCTGCCTCCAGCCGCACGATGAGTGCGACGAGGACGAGGGAGAGGGTCGCGGTGGCGACCACCTCCCAGGCGAGGCCGGCCCAGGCGATCGGGCGGGCACCGGCCAGGTCGACGAGCACCGGCAGGGCACGGGCGACGAGCAGGGCGACGACGGTGACGGGCACGGGCCACCACCACGGGTGCCCGGCCCGGCGGTGGGCCCGTCCGGCGAGCCAGCCCGCAGCGGCGTAACCGAGGGCGGAGACCGCCAGCGGGTCGGCGACCGGCGGAGCGAGATCGAGCAGCCATCCGCCGACCAGACCGAGCAGGGCGCCGGCCGGCGACCCCGAGACGAGGGCGACCCCGACGACCACCACCAGGACGAGGTCCGGCGCGTTCACCACCCCCCGCGCCCCCAGCGCAAGCATCGCGACGAGCGCCGCGGCGAGGAGCAGCAGCCGCACGGGCCAACGCAGACCGCTCATCGGGCGGACCCGGTGCCGGTGACGACGGCGACGACGTCGAGCGAGGTCAGGTCGACGGCCGGGTCGACGAGGGCGGTGTCGGTGAGTGCTCCGGGAGGCCGCTCGACCTCCGTGACGTCACCGATCCTGAGGCCCGGCGGGTACGGACGAGCACCCGGGCTGCCGAGGGTGACGACCTCATCGCCCTCTCCCACCTCGTCGCGCCCGAGCAGGGTGACGACGAGCTCGTCCGCGTCGTGGGAGGTCGTGGGGTCGGACCCGGTGAGGGTGCCGATGACCCCCTTCGTTCCGGTGCGCACACCGACGACCGCCCGGGGCGAGCCGACGACCTCGACGTCGGCCGTCCACCGTCCGACCCGGACGACGCGGCCGACGAGGCCTCCCGGGGCGATGACGGCGCTGTCGGCCCGGATGCCGTCGTGTCGTCCGACGTCGATGGTGACCCGCTCGGGACCGGACGCACCTGCCCGCTCGAG
The DNA window shown above is from Janibacter sp. A1S7 and carries:
- a CDS encoding sugar porter family MFS transporter; protein product: MTNADTPTASSNGFHTVRVIHLATVAAIGGFLFGFDTAVINGAVTAMQSDFGMGGTLTGFVVSSALLGCMVGAYLAGRLADRIGRVRVMLLAAVMFTVSAIGSGLAFGPVDMIVWRVVGGLGVGAASVIAPAYIAEISPAEIRGRMGSLQQLAIVTGIFVALLSDFAIAGAAGGSGQVLGLGLEAWRWMFLTEVVAALAYGTLAATIPESPRYLVRIGQEGQARTVLSTILRTGVDTRIREIKRTITQEARASFADLKKPGGGLLPIVWIGIALSVFQQFVGINVIFYYSSLLWQSVGFTEEDALLQTVITSVTNIVVTLVAIALVDKIGRRLLLLIGSAGMTVSLGVMAVVFSQARIVDGAPDLTDSAGLTALVAANSFVVFFGATWGPVVWVLLGEMFNNTIRGTALGLAAAAQWLANFAVSTSFPDMADIGLWFAYGFYTLCAFLSLIFVVKFVPETKGVELEDMA
- the lpdA gene encoding dihydrolipoyl dehydrogenase — translated: MADFDLVVLGAGPGGYVAAIRAAQLGKSVAVVEKQYWGGVCLNVGCIPSKALIKNAEIAHMLTHDKKKFGIEGDATMSYGPTHARSRQVSEGIVKGVHFLMKKNKITEIDGWGTLTSATSMDVALNDGETRSVTFDRLIIASGATTKMLPGVELSDNVVTYEEQILDDDLPGSMIIAGSGAIGVEFAYVMKNFGVDVTIVEFLDRMVPTEDPTISKELAKHYKKLGVKVMLKTKVEAVEDTGSGVKVTVTPADGGDSEVLEADKLLSAIGFAPRVEGFGLEAAGVELTERGAIAIDEYCRTNVENIYSVGDCTAKLMLAHTAEAQGVVAAEHMSGAETMPVSYDFIPRATYCHPQIASFGYSEEQAKEKGYDVKTATFPFSANGKAVGLGDPTGFVKVVADATYNELLGAHMIGPDVTELLPALTLAQQWDLTADEVARNIFAHPTLSEAVKEAVEGIAGHMTHL
- the mrdA gene encoding penicillin-binding protein 2 translates to MSRTAPRLQLRMLASLAVLLLLAGVLLGRLGQLQLTDHRDGAGANTPVTASVPLPALRGRILDRHGRPIVDNAVRTDVTIDRAALADAEDGGRATVRRVAQALDLPFDRLWGRTTLCGAPGAAEPPLCWPGSPLVPVPLVVDADRALAAALTERPERYPGVAVTSQPVRSYLGPTRGGAAQTIGYLARPTAEAVAESDGEVTGEELVGAAGLELQYDDLLRGRAGQRTVRVDARGVAVDEVARTEPVPGEDLVTTLDRRIQRATQAALVDGVQSARDGGHTADTAGAVVLDLRDGGVLASASVPTYDPTAWSRGVTQDEYDRLTKGADSPLIDRVTGVAQPPASTFKVVSLPGAAASGVDLDEEVNCTSSHRIGNRTFNNYQSRSYGWISWRRAITVSCDTVFYRVAEEVWRAQGGLAAEDDGGDPLIRTARRFGLGSATGIDLPAESAGRIPDREWKRQWWESTKEESCRRAQTGYPEMEDRADARYLEALARENCTSGYLFRPGDEANLSIGQGDVTATLLQMATVFGTIAQEGRVPSPHLGRAAITAEGTRTALAADSDDDADSIDLPGTSGDLLRRALQDVVAEPGGTAHSAFAGFPLQDWPVAGKTGTAEVQGEQDTAWFVSYAPVEDPRYVVGVVVAQGGTGGATSAPIARQIHEELAQRTP
- the mreC gene encoding rod shape-determining protein MreC; this translates as MRRVLLALLALTLAVLLADLAGAPVGAVRGAGAAVLGPVERLVAPGGDHADALEEDNLRLAEQVRRLEEQRRIAEQASDLPVLDMTTTTARVVALERAGASGPERVTIDVGRHDGIRADSAVIAPGGLVGRVVRVGRWTADVEVVGSPRAVVGVRTGTKGVIGTLTGSDPTTSHDADELVVTLLGRDEVGEGDEVVTLGSPGARPYPPGLRIGDVTEVERPPGALTDTALVDPAVDLTSLDVVAVVTGTGSAR